aaggctgAGACtgacgaagactgatcaaactttttgacgtGAGATGAATTCATTCAGATGCTAGCCTGCGAGACAGGACAGGTCGATGACTTTTGGCATCTAGAAAAACTATAAATCTCGTAGGTTACAGCAAATGTTGAgctctttcataaataacattggcagggatgtttatgatgaaaactagGGAGTCCACAACTTTCGTAagacagccaaacatcaagtcATCAAGTCACAAGATATAGCAAGACATTCGCTATATTACAAGTcactgtaccaccaaaatgattttgaagctgttattttagggTAAAATtcttgcataatgttactttaagatCTATGTTGTAATGGTTTGGCCAATACAGCAGCCACTTTTGGCGTCTTTTGACAGTTAGCAGTCCATATTGGTGTCAGCCTCCTCACATTGTTTTTTACCATATTAGTGTAAACGCACCCTCTTCTGTTTACCCAACGTATGGTATGTTTGTTTTACTTAACCCTATAATGCCTGTTGTTGCTACATGAGTTTTGAGATGTCTACATCATCATGATCAATACTCTCCTGAAAAACTTCTGATactaatatttaaatataaaaatgcaCTGTACTGAAGTATCTTATAATTAACTAatatttttactttattttatcGTAAAATcttgttgaaaatgtatgtatcaaatatgatacagCAGGTTGGCCAATGTTTAAGGAAAATATGTATGAAAATGTGATAGCAAATATTTAAGGTAATTCATTTCTAAATCCCTCCATTGTCTTTGTATTGCAATTCATAATGCTGACAGAAAGATCATATGTCAGCAACTCTCTGATGACACAAAACTTGGTCAGGCACCTGAGATGGTGCAAAAATGTGGCATTATTTGACCATTGTGTAGCGATGTAATAAGCAAaacgtttgtttttgttgttgttttacctAAGACAAGGTGAAATAAAAAGGTTGAAAAAGGTTCTTGTTTGAAAAAAGGGACCAAACCAAGGTCcaaaatgtttcaaaaacaacatctgtttttgtctctaaaattaaatattttatgATCAATGAATTACCATAAAGGCCTaatgtatcaaatatgataggctacaaaaaaaacatcatataTGTAAATGACTACGTTTTGGGTTTTGTCAAAAGGTCCAATAAACACTTCAACTTAAAAAGTTAGAATTTTCTGGCTAACATTGGATGTATCAGTCTTTCCCGGGTTAAAATTACACGAGTAGAAATAAAGGCCTATATTGTTCTGtcttaattcttgctcattctctcactttatgcTCCACTATCATGTGTTTGAGAGCAACTTCCTGCCGTCGGTTGTCAGCCGATGCCTGGACAACTGAAATGTGGTACAGTAGTTAGAAGAGATGTCATGACACAGACGTCACCTTACCACAGCGTGCTCTAGACTGAACACAGATCATGCATTGACACCCAAACGGCGGTTCCGCGCCTTCTCTGCAGCGGtaagaaaaatatttatttaagaaATGTAGGCTACTGCTACTTTCTAAAGTAAGCAGATTTGTAATCCTGGACCATTAGGATAACGTTTTGAAATGATCACAAGTCGTGATTGACTTTACATGATGGATTGAGGATTCACGTGGTCTGAAAAGTGAAGTGATTGAGGGGTTCTCTGTAGCCTAATTTGCAAACAATATGATCGACTATAAGATCTTCTCGGCCTATTAGGCTATATGCTGTGTCAATGTTGAGCGATGTTAATACGAAATTCTCTAAAGCAGTTTGGGGCTATGTTTTTTTAGGCAAGCCTACGTTATGCATCAAATCTACACATTCAATGTTTTAAATATTCCGAGTGTGTAATTTGTATAGGCCTATGCCCTGTATTGTTTTTATAAAATTCAAATATGAATAGCTAATTTAAATCATGTAAAACTTGGATTACGATGTTGTCGTTTGAAGGTAGGCAAATGGACCCGACACTAACATCCTAAAGAAGTTTTGTTGTTGCGTAAAAGTTGCTGcgttttttctttccatttttctcacGCACTATGGTTACTTTATTGTTTGGTTCAATTTTGTTCGCGTATGTGATTCCAGTGATCTCTCCATCCAGCCTTGCGTTTTAACACCCCCCTCATTAGTAGGCGGCACTGTATATTTAGCCGCGAAGGCTTTGAACTTGACCGTGCACACCACGACAAGCCTTTCGGGCAACGTTTAAAACAGTGACCGACCTTAATACGATGTGACGGCTCAAGCCGTaataaatgacaaataaagGAGGTCGTGTCGCTTCCATCAGCATCTCACATCCGGAGCTCTTAAGGGAAATACTACAGAATAGGCCAAACTGGTTAGGTTATTATTTTGGAATCTTTGTCTGATATGCAACACTTCATGTGCATGCATTTCAGGTTGGCTTTAGTGAGAGGTTGCATGCAGAGACTATGTATTTCTCGAATCTAAATATGGATTACCTAAAACATGACTTGGCTTAACTTAGACTTGTCTGATgcagaaaatagaaaatgaaatacCAGTATCCTGTTGTAAAAGAAATGCAGAACTTGCAGAACATGCAGTAACTTTAAAATTGTCTACAGTGATCACACGTCAAATATATCTTACTTCTAATGAAGCACTTTTTACAAGTTACATAGTATAACCAAGGCCATAGGCAGGATTCTTAAAATACGGAAGTAaacggtgcatgtgtgtgtgagagagagcgagataatTTAGAAGGTATTTAAAGGAAATGGgataaatgataaataaatgaatacatttgcagGGTCAGCTGCAGAGCATGTACCTGCTTTGGAAGGCCCttcccctgttctctccctctcctctgggcTCTTTCTCTTTAGGGTAAactgcctgtttctctctcctctgtctcccctgttgttatttttaaatgttaacAAACATCTAAATAACTGATCTATTTACCAACATGTATTTGATTCAGTTAGTATGTTTGTACAACAGCCAATTTTAATTTTTGACAGTTTTAACAGTTTTGaaccaatcatattctgtatGTCAAGTGCAATTCATAATATCTGTAAGTTACCAAGTTAACACTCACATAataatgcatgtatattttaGGCAATATACATAAGTTACATTTTTATCTTTAAGCAACTTCCAAAAACCATAGGCTCTTGATTTGTGGATGAGACACAGTGACTagaaatgagagtaaaaggcaAGCTGCAAGGTGTCACAGCTGTGGTTACCTGTCCTACAAACAGCCGGTTTCAGTGTTAGtgttcatcaccatcatcagcaCTTAATTTGCCGTTTCCTGCATTAGCTCTGTTTCAGACCTACAATGTGATCATTCTGAAATGATGACTAGGAAATAGCAGATATCTTTTCACAGTTTCTCAAGATTTGCATTGTTTCCGAGGGTCTAGCATTTATTGACATAGAACTACAAACAACACATTGTAATGTCTCATATGAAAGGCTATATCAGTGAGATATAGTGTAAGTTTCATAAGTACAGTATCAGATTATCATATTAATCTAAATTAACTGAATTCTGAAAGTCACTTCATAAAACGAAAAGTTGTGGGAAAATGAAATGTCTGAAGGCAAAACTTAAAATCTAATTAGGCCTGAACTTTTTGGTTCAGAGAGAATGATAAACGCATAGAGGTGTTGCTAAGCTACACATAACACTTAAATGTGCCAAATAAACAGTTTTTAACTCAGGATCGCAGGAGCGTTTATTTAACATTCTAACCACTGAATGTGTAGCTACTTTTAATTTTCAGTTTACTATGAGTTGGTATTATTTGATATTAGCCGATATTAGTGTTGGGTTTATGTTTATGAAAAAGGTAATCCATCCATTATTGCATCTAAGCATAATATAATTGTCAATGTGGCAATTCCTAATTTTCTAAAATGTAGGTTAGTATCTGCTCATCTTGGCAGTAGGCCTACCTGTATTTAACCCCTTTTCCTACTCACATTCTCGCCTTCTCTTTGTCAGGCAGAAACATGGCGTCGGATGACTCCATTTATAGGGGACAATAGGTTGTGGGTATTGGAGTTCTTGTGAGCTGTGAGAACCCATGGGTGCGTTCATAAATTAATTTAGTCTAGTCTTGAGGCAGAGCGTTAGATTTTATCTAGGAACGAACCCCTTTCCAGTTCCCCCTTTACTGGTATTTCTCATGAACTATCACTCATCATCGCTaacctgtctctcctctgctctttttCCAGTGACCATGCCTGTGCCTTTCGTGACCCAGGTATTGAACACGAGCACAAACTATCCTCCTGCTAACCTGACCAGCAAATGCAGCATGCCATATGATGAGGACCGTGTGCCCCTCATGATTCTTTATAGCATGGTGTTTGTGGTGGGTGTTCCTGCCAATTTCGCAACGTTCTTGTTGACCATGCAGCAGGTGCGGCGTGCAAACGTACTGGGTATCTACCTgttcagcctgtctgtctgcgaCCTCATGTACCTGTGCACCCTTCCTCTGTGGGCATTATACATTTATAGAGGCCACTCCTGGGTCTGGGGCTCCACAGCCTGCAAGTGGACGGGATACATCTTCTTCAACAACATGTACATAAGCGTCTTCTTGTTATGTTGTGTGTCCGTGGATCGGTATGTGGCGGTCGTATACTCCCTGGAGTCTCGAGGGATTCGACGGCCGAAACAGGCCTGGATGATTACCATGGTGATAGTCGTCATCGTGGCATTGGGTCACCTGCCAGTTTTCACCATGGAAGAGGGGGACGCCGACAGTGAGACGCAACAGCGATGTTTTGAGCCGGGACAGACAACAGCAATGGTGACGGGGTTTAACTACGCCCGCGTCCTCATCGGGTTCCTCATACCTTTTTTCATCTTGGTCTTCACCAACCGCACCATCCTATCCAGCATCCAGGCCAGCAATAGCATTAAGCCAAAGCAGAAGGCCAAAGTGCGCCGGCTCGCACTGGCTGTGGTGGTATTCTTTCTGGTGTGTTTTGCACCGTACCACGTCATCCTTTTGACCCGGGCTATCAGCTTCCATACGGTGTCAGACAAGTGTCACTTCGACAGGGGCATCTACACACCCTACAGTATTTTTTTGGGCTTTTCCACCATCAACAGCGCCATGAACCCAATCCTGTATGTGTTGTCCAGTGATAATATCAGGAAGGAGGTGCGGAGGGGCCTGTCAAGCGTCCGAAGCTGGAGAAGCTCTCAGAGGCCTCAGGTCTCAGAGAGCAGTGGCCAGCTGAGGGAAATGAGTGCAGTTTCGAGGCACGTGTCCGCAATACAGATTAATAACTGCTTGTAGACATggatacacatgcacaggtgAACATGATCATACCTGAGCAGGTGAATACTATCATATATGTACCTGCAACTCTGGACCCTCTGAGGATGTGTTTATTAACGGTTCAAGGAAACTGTTAACTGTTGAGGAGATgccacaaaacaaatgtatttgatGCATTGGAAATCTTTCTCCATCAAGTCGCTGAAGGTCATACTGCACATTAGGCTGCACATTTGACTTCTAACTCTTTTAACAGAACTACACAGCATAATGTTATGTTAATATATTGTATCTTGTTAATCTCATATTTCTAAATAACTGTTTGTAATAATATTCTTTACATTGTATCAGTAAAAAGGAAGGTCTGGCCATTGTTAGATGTGAGTGTTCTTCTTTCCCCATGCATTTCATAatcatctctccatctgccacttc
Above is a window of Clupea harengus chromosome 14, Ch_v2.0.2, whole genome shotgun sequence DNA encoding:
- the gpr132a gene encoding probable G-protein coupled receptor 132 produces the protein MPVPFVTQVLNTSTNYPPANLTSKCSMPYDEDRVPLMILYSMVFVVGVPANFATFLLTMQQVRRANVLGIYLFSLSVCDLMYLCTLPLWALYIYRGHSWVWGSTACKWTGYIFFNNMYISVFLLCCVSVDRYVAVVYSLESRGIRRPKQAWMITMVIVVIVALGHLPVFTMEEGDADSETQQRCFEPGQTTAMVTGFNYARVLIGFLIPFFILVFTNRTILSSIQASNSIKPKQKAKVRRLALAVVVFFLVCFAPYHVILLTRAISFHTVSDKCHFDRGIYTPYSIFLGFSTINSAMNPILYVLSSDNIRKEVRRGLSSVRSWRSSQRPQVSESSGQLREMSAVSRHVSAIQINNCL